TTGGATAAAGCGTATGATTCGACTGCGGTCCGCGAGCTCATCGAATCCGTGTATGGCTATACTTCGCACATCCGCAGCCGAGGAGAAGAGAAACGTGAGTTGGAAAGAGCCTCTGGCGAGCGTCCTCGGCGGTGGGTGGTTGAAAGAACTCATGGTTGGCTCAATCGCTTTCGAGCCATCCTCATTCGATGGGACAAAAACGTTCAGAATCACATCGCCGGTCTTCACCTCGCGTTTGCCTACTTCATCTACAGCAGACTCGGGGTTTTCGGATAGGTTCTTAGAGTCAATGGTTGAATCGCAATTTGGGCAGTTTTCGTAATCGAACCGAAAGCTTGGACGCTTGGCATTGACGACACTGTTGCAGCCAGTAC
The genomic region above belongs to Rhodopirellula halodulae and contains:
- a CDS encoding transposase; translation: LDKAYDSTAVRELIESVYGYTSHIRSRGEEKRELERASGERPRRWVVERTHGWLNRFRAILIRWDKNVQNHIAGLHLAFAYFIYSRLGVFG